Within Halopelagius longus, the genomic segment TTCGTCGACGCCGTCGCCCGTCGTCGCCACCGTCTCGACGACGACGGGGTGCCACGTCTCCGTCTCGTCACTCGCTCCGTCCTCGTTTCCGTCTCCGTCGTCCAACGCCTCGTCGCCGCCGAAGGCGTCGCTTCCGTGGTGTCCGGAATCGAGTCTCGCGCCGGGGTTGTCGCGGAGGTGTATCATCTCTTCCAGTTCGGCGACGGTCCGGGGCGTCCCGTCCATGTCGGCTTTGTTGACGACGAAGACGTCGCCGATTTCGAGGATGCCCGCCTTGAGCATCTGCACGTCGTCGCCGCTTCCGGGTTGCACGAGGACGGTCACGGTGTCTGCGGTGCGGACGACGTCCACCTCGTTTTGGCCCGCGCCGACCGTCTCGACGATAATCTTGTCCTTGCCGAACGCGTCGAGGGCCTTCACGGCGTCGGAGGTGGCCGTCGAGAGGCCGCCGAGTTGTCCCCGCGCGCTCATCGACCGGAAGAACACGTCCATGTCGCCGACGTTCGACGCCATGCGGATTCGGTCGCCGAGGACCGCGCCGCCGGAGTACGGCGAGGAGGGGTCCACCGCGATGACGCCGACGGTCAGTCCGGCGTCGCGGTACGCCTTCGCCAGTTTGTCCACGAGCGTCGATTTCCCCGCGCCGGGACTCCCCGTGATGCCGATGACGTCCGCGCCGCCGGTGTGGGCGTGCAGACTCGACACGAGCCCCCTGTACCCCGGCGAGCGGTTCTCTATCTTGGTGATGGCTCTCGCGAGTGCGCGGTGCTTCCCGTCGAGGAGTTCGTCCACGAGGTCCGGGTCGGCGTCCGCCTCGGCGTCGCGCCCGTCTCCGCCGTCCGGTCCGGCCATCAGTCGCGGCGGGGGGCGTTCTCGCGCACGAACTCGATGGTCTCCTTCATCGAGGTGCCCGGACCGAACACCGCCGCGACGCCCATCTCCTTCAGTTTCGGGCGGTCGTCGTCGGGGATGATGCCGCCGACGAGGACGAGCGTATCCTCGAACGCGCCGTACTCCTTGAGACCGTCTATCACCTTCGGGACGAGCGTGTTGTGCGCCCCCGAGAGGATGGAGAGGCCGAGGACGTCCACGTCCTCTTGGACGGCCGCTTGGACGATTTCGTCCGGCGAGCGGTGGAGGCCGGAGTAGACGACCTCGAAACCGGCGTCTCGGAAGGCGCGGGAGATGACGTGCGCCCCTCGGTCGTGCCCGTCGAGACCGACCTTTGCGATGAGACAGCGGATTGTGCGCTGTTGTTGGCCGCGTTCTGCGTCGGCGCTCATGGGAGACGTTTCGCCGCCGGTCCGTTTGACTCTAACGGACGTTCAGGATGAATACCCGGTCCGCGTCTCGTCGCTCGGCACCGTCCCGGGGACGTAGACGAGGTAGCCCGACGCCGACAGGCCGATGCGCTCCAACGGGACGAGCACCACGGTGAACGGTTCGACCCCCGCCTCGCGGACCGACCGTTCGATCTGCTGGTCCGCCGGGTCGGCGTCGCGGAGGCGGTCCGAGACGAGTCGCCGTTCGCCCGTTGTCGGGAACGCGTCGGCCGCGTCCTCCCCGAGGGCGTCCGCCGCTTGGGGGAACGTCCGCTCGTAGGCGGCGTTTATCTCGCGGACGGACGCCTCCCCGCTCCGTTCGGCTTCGACGTACGCGACGGGCACCGGAAGCGCCTCGAAGAACGCGTGGAACCGGTCCCGTTCGTCTCTGAGCGCCGTCTCCCGTTCGAGGCGGGCGAGCGCTTCGTTCGTGTAACCCGCAAGAATTTCGAGGAACTCCACGTCCTGTTCGTCGTAGGCGTCCGCTTCGTCCGCAACCACCTGAAGGACGCCTCGGTCGCCGACGGGGACGCTGACGACGGAGCGGAACTCCCGCTCTTTGAACGTCGCGTCCGGGTCCGACTGCATGTCGGCGACGACCTGCGGTTCGCCCGTCTCCAGCGTCCGACCGGCGACGCCCTCGCCGAGGTCGATGGGCCGTTCCGCATCCATCGGAAGCGTCGAACAGCACGGGACTATCTGGTCGCCCTCGACGAACGCGAGGACGCAGAAGTCGAAGTCCAACGCGTCGTGGGTCGCCTCGACGGTTCGGTCGCAGACGTCGTGGACGGTTTCACAGCCGGTTATCTGCTTTGCGTACCGGGAGAGCGCCGTCAGTTTGGCGTTGACCTCTTCGAGGTGGTTCGTTTCCCTGCTCTCGGACACTTCCGTCTGGACGCGGGCGACCAAGTCGTCGATGCTCGCAGTCGAGGGGATGACGGCGTCGACGTGGGTGTAGAGCACCTCCTCGCCGTAGACGACCAACGGAATCGAGGGGTCCGTCTCCGAAATCGTCCAGACGACGTCGGCGTCTGCGCCCACGGCGACGACGCAGTCCACCGTCGGGCCCAACTCGCGGAGGTACTCCGCGGCGGTCGAACTCGACCTGACGACGGTCTGACCCGGGAGGTGCGCCGACAGGGACGACGCCACGTCGGACTCCTCACCGGCGGCGTCGCCGCCGGTCGTCACGACGAGAACCCGGGTATCGCTCGGTCCGGAGGCCATTCTGATACGTATCACGCCTACTCTGCCTTAAACCGTTCTACTGAGACGGATTTCGCGCCTGTTAGGGAGGCTCTCGTGACCGCAGGTGAGCCGCCTCCCCGATTCAGACGTGCTCGTCGAGGAACTCGACGATTTGGGAGTACGCCTCGACGCGGTTCTCAAGCTTCGAGAAGCCGTGCCCCTCGTCTTCGAAGATGAGTTCTCGGACGGGGACGTGTTCGCTCGCCTCCTCGACGAGTTGGTGCGCCTCCGAGACGGGAACGCGCGGGTCGTTCTCGCCGTGCAGGACGAAAAGCGGCGCGCGAATCTTCTCGACGTTGTTCAACGGCGAGATGGACTCGAGGAACTCGCGGTCATCCTCCAGGGAACCGTACTCCGCCTCGCGGAGTTCGCGCCGCCACTCGCCCGTGTTCTCGAGGAAGGTGACGAAGTTGGCGATGCCGACGATGTCGACGCCCGCGGCCCACAGTTCGGGGTACTCCGTCATCGACGCAAGCACCATGAACCCGCCGTAGGACCCGCCCATCGCGACGACTCGGTCCGGGTCCACCGCGGGGTGGTCGTGAAGCCACTCCACCGCCGCCTCGATGTCGGCGACGGAGTCCATGCGGTTCTCCACGTCGTCTAAGTGGCCGTACGCCTTGCCGTACCCCGCCGAGCCTCGGACGTTCGGTTCGAAGACGGCGTACCCGTGCGCGAGGAAGTACTGCTTCACCGCGCTGAACGAGGGGCGGCGCTGGGACTCGGGGCCGCCGTGGATGTCCACGATGACGGGCGTATCGCCATCGCCCGCGGCGCTGTCGGGCAGCGAGAAGAACGCCGGAATATCCCGGTCGTCGAACGTCGGGTAGTGGACGAGTTCGGGTTCGACGAAGGAGTCCCGCGGGATGCCCGCCGTCGCCGCGCGCGTCCAGCGTTCGGCCTCGCCCGTCTTCGCGTCCACGACGTACACGTTCGTCGCGTCGGTGCTCGTCGTCACCGTCAGGGCGAACCGGTCGCCGTCGGGGCCCCACGAGACGCCGCCGGCGACGCCGCGCGGCACGTCCGGTTCGGCGGACGGGTCGATTCTGTCGGGCGCGGTGAGTTCGCCCGCCGTCAGTCGGGTGTAGCCGTCCACGTTCCGCGAGTAGACGACGCGGCGGGAGTCTTCGTCTATCGAGACGCCGTCTATCTCCCACTCCTCGTCCGAGACGACGAGCGAGAACTCCCCGGTGTCGATATCGACGCGCCACAGGTCGAGCGTGTCGCTCTCGCGGTCCGAGACGAGGTAGACGCTCTCGCCGTCCGGCCCCCACGAGGCGGACTGGAAGCGCACCGTCCCCTCGTGGGGCGTGAGGTGGGTCAGTTCGCCCGACTCGACGTCGAGGACGGAGACGTCCTGGTCGAAGTTCGAGTACGCCTCCGAGACGATGAGCTTCGCGTCGTCGGGCGACCACCCGCCGAGGGTGAGCCAGCCGTCGCCCTCGACGACGAGTTCCGCCTCCTCGCCCGTCTCGTCGCGGCCCTGCACGTACACGTCGAAGACGGACTCCTCGCGGCGGTTCGAGGTGAACGCGACTCGCTCGCCGTCGTGACTCCACCCGCCCCAGCGGTGTTTGGCGTCCGGCATCCCGGTGAGGTTCGTCACCTCGCCCGTCCCGGGGTCGTAACGGAACAGCTGTTGCCGCTCGTTGCCCCCCTCGTCCATCCCGAAGGCGAGTTCGTCGCGTTCTGGCGACCACGAGGCGAACGTGACGCGTTCGTCGTAGAACGTCCGCTGTTCGGGCCACGCGCCGGGTTCCTCGACGGTCCAAACCTGCGGCACGCCCGTCGTGTCCATGAGAAAGGAGAGCCGTTCCCCCTCGGGGCCGAACGACGCGCCGTAGGCGCTTCTGACGTTCAGATACCGCTCGATGTCGTGCACGGGGGAACGTCGGGGGCCGGCGACGAAACGTTTCGGGTGGTCGAACTCCCGTCCGCCGTCAGTGGCCCCGGAACTCGCCTTTGACCTCGGTCAGTTTCGGGCGGAGCTTGTCCGTCGCCAGCAGGTACGCGAAAGAGAGCGCGACGGCGCCCATGACCGCCGCCCACGCGCCGAGTTTCGGTTGGCCGCCCTGCGCGGTGGCGACTGCGAACGACTCCGCGTAGAGCGCCGCCGCCGACAGGCCGAGCGAACCGGTGCCGTAGACCAGTAGCTCGAGAAGTTCGGGCAGTAGTTCGAGTAACGCAGTCGTCATGACCGACGAGTCCCGAGCGACCGACCGAAGTTCTTTCGGTCGTCCGACGCGATTCGAGCGGGACTCAGAGCATCCCTTCGGCCTTCAGACCCTCGATGACGTCGTCTACGAGGGAGTCGACGTCCTCGTAGGGGAAGCTCTGGTGGCTCCCGAGTTTCGCCGCCATCTCCATGGCGGTGAAACTCACCTCGCCGTCGTTCGCCTCGAAACGGGTTCCGGGCCCGTTCGGAAGTGCGGGAACGAGGTCCATCTGGTTTTTCACGGGGAAGTCGGCACCTTCGAACGCGGCTCGAAATTCGGAGCGGAGTTCCGCTTCGGCGTCTGCCATGGCTCCTAATGGTCACATGAGGCGCAAAAGCGTTCCGGAACCACGACAAACGAGTTTACCGTTCTACCGGGACGCGAGTCTTTTTGCGGCGGCGTCGGGAAGGAAAATCCATGGCCGACTACGAGTTCGACTTCGACCTCCTGAAGGAACTGACGGAGACCAGCGGCGTCCCCGGGTACGAGGACCGCGTCCGCGACGTGGTTCGCCGAGAGTTCGAATCCAGCGTCGACGAGGTTCGCTCGGACGCGATGGGCAACGTCGTGGGCACCATCGAGGGCGACGGGGACTACTCCGTCGCCGTCGCCGCCCACATGGACGAGATCGGCTTCATGGTGCGGCACGTCACCGACGACGGGTTCGTCCAACTCGACGCCCTCGGCGGGTGGGACCCGCGCGTCCTGAAGGCGCAACGCGTCCGCATCCACACCGAGGACGGCGACGTGCCGGGCGTCATCGGGTCGCCGCCGCCGCACACCCTCTCGGAGGAGGAGAAGGAGAAAGACCCGAAAGTCGAGGACGTCCACGTCGACGTGGGCCTCTCGGCCGAGGACGCCAACGAGGCGGTGTCCGTCGGCGACTTAGTGACGATGGAGCAGACGACGGTGGAGATGGGCGAGACGGTGACGGGGAAGGCCCTCGACGACCGGATCTGTCTGTTCTCGATGCTCGAAGCGGCGAAGCGAATCGAGGACCCCGACGTGACCGTCCACTTCGCCGCGACGGTCCAAGAGGAGGTCGGACTCCGCGGGGCGAAGGCCCTCGGCGTCGATATCGACCCGGACCTCGCAATCGCCCTCGACGTGACCGTCGCCAACGACGTGCCCGGGTTCGAGGCGGGCGACCACGTGACCGAACTCGGCGAGGGGACGGCGATAAAGCTGAAAGACGGTAGCGTCATCACGAGTCCGAAGGTCCACCGCCGCCTCCGTTCGGTGGCCGAGGACGCCGACATCCCCCACCAGATGGAGATTTTGCCCGCCGGCGGGACGGACACCGCAGGCTTTCAGAACACTCACGGGGCGAAACCCGTCGGCGCAATCTCCGTGCCGACGCGGTACCTCCACACCGTGACCGAGAGCGCGCACGTCGCCGACGTGGACGCGACGATAGACCTCCTGACGGCGTTCTTAGAGACGGAGACGGGCGAGCACGACTACGCGTACTGACCGCGTGACCCCCGTCGAGGAGGACCGGCGAGTCGGTTATTATCGGCCCGACGACGCGCCCCCGCCGAGACGGCGGCGCGTTCGGCCGCCGCCGAAACGACGACCGAGAGTTCCGACCGCGAAGCCGAGGACGCCGATAGGGACGCCCCACAGAACTGCGACGAAGAGGGCGGTTCCGAACGTTTCTACGGGGCCGACCGTCTCGAAGTGCATCGCCGTCGCGCCGAAGAGGCGGTGGAGGTTACTCGGCGAGAAGTGTTCGACCGTCGTCCCGTACCGCGCGAGGCCGATACCGAATATCGGCCCCGCCACGAGCGTAATCGTCGGTATCAGACCGGAGTTCTTCGCGGCGAAACCCGCAGCGAACGCCACGAGCAGGAACAGTCCGACGAGAGCGACGGTCCGCGGGCCCGCGCCGAACAACGCATCGACGACCCACCGTCCGAGACTGTAGGGGTGGTTGTCGCCGATAACCAACCGTTCGATACTGCTATACCCGTACGTTGCGCTCACGAGCAATCCGGTCACTACCGCCGTTATCGGGGCGGACAGAACCGCAATCGCCGACGTTCGCCGCCGCGTGCCGACTATCCCGCGTCGGATGCGCTTGCGGGTGCTTTCGAGGGCAGAGCCGGTCGGACGTTCGTCTGTCTTGGAGACCATATTGACAGACAAAATATACAATCAGAGCCAAATATGGTTTTCTCTCGGGCGAGCGACCGGCGGTCGGAACCGGCGCTCGCGGCCCACTTCCGCGGGTTCGACGGAGAACGGTCTCCGACGCCCGTCCGTTCTCGGCGGGGCTGTTTTCGGTCGCGGGTCGGACCAAACCAAAGTATTCACTACAGCCGACTCCCAACCCCCGTCCATGACTGACGGCAACGCGGAGATGTCCCGTCGCGCGTTCCTTCGGACCGCCACCGGGGCGGCGGCCGTCGCGGGTGCGTCAGGGGCCGCCGCGGCCCAGGAAACGGGTACGAGCACGGCGTCCGGCGGCGAAGGGACCGGTACCGCAAGCGGCGAAGGCACCGGTACCGGCACCGCGGGCGGCGAGGGAACCGGCACCTCCGAGGGTGGCGGCGGTGGCGGTGGCGGCGGCGGTGGAACCGAAACCGTCGCCGTCGGTCCGGACGGCGAACTCGTCTTCTCGCCCGGCACCGACTCGCCGCTACAGATAACCCCCGGAACGACCGTCGAGTTCGTCTGGGAGTCCGACAACCACAACGTAGTCGTCGACAGCCAACCCGACGACGCAAGCTGGGAGGGTCACGAACCCATCGAGAACTCCGGCTTCTCGTTCAGTTCCACCTTCGACGTTCTCGGCACGTACGAGTACCACTGCGACCCCCACGAGACGGCGGGCATGGTCGGCACCATCGAAGTCGTCGAGTCGATCTCGACGCCCGCGCCCGAGCAAGTGCCGTCCGTCCCCGACTCGGCGAAGACGCTCGGCGTCGCCACCACGTTCGCGATGGTCGCCACGCTCGGTCTCGCCTTTTTCTTCCTGAAGTACGGCGGCGACTACGAACTCGAAGACGAGGAGTAATCCGACGCCGTCTTTCTGCGGCTTTTCGCCCACCGAGAGCGGTCGGCTTCGGCGGTGCCGTCCTGTATCGTACTGCGAGGGCTCGCTACGCTCGCCTCGCGGCACTTTTTGGTCCGCCGGCAGAGCTTCGCTCTGCCGAGCCTCCGCTCGCTTCGCTCGCGGAGACAGATGTTTGGATGGGGGTTCGAGCGTGCCGGAGGCGCGCGAGGACTCCCTCGAAAAAGGTGGGTTAGAAGAACCCGTAGTCCTCGATGGCCTCGGTGTAGCAGTCGACGTACCGTTGGACGACGGTCGAGTGGTCGTAGTCGGCGAACGCCTCGTTGACCGTCATGTCGTCGGCGCGGGCGGCGACGGCGATCTCGCGCGCGAGTTCCTGCGGACTCGTCACGCGGACGCCCCGGTCGCAGTTCTCGACGAGTTCGTGCGCGCTAGAGCGGGCTTGATACTCCACGAGTCCGACGCACCCGCAGGCGAGGGCCCACAGCAGGTTGGTGGCGAACGGTTCGACGGCGGCGGTCTGAGCGAACACCCGCGCGCCCTTCATGATGGGGACGAACTCCTCCGGCGGCAGGTCGCCGAGGAACTCCACTCGGTCGTCGATTCGGAGTTCGGCCGCCGTCTGCTTGGCGGCGTCGAGTTCCGGACCGTCGCCGACGACGGCGGCGCGCCAGTCCCTGTCGCGCAGTTCCGCGAGGGCGAGGAAGAACGACTCCACGTTCGCGTGTTCGTCGATGTCGCGGGCGTACACCATGTCCGCGCGGGAGTCCACGTCGCTCTCGCGGACGAGGTCGAAGTCGATGGACTCGGGGACGACGCGGACGGCCTCCTCGGCGACGCCGTACTCCCGGACGTGCGTCTTGACCATCCGGGAAGGGGTGACGACGCGCTTGGCCGCGCGCGCGGCGCGTTTGCTCGCGCCCGTCGAGTCCTCCTCGCGTTCGGTCCACCAGTCGACGACCACCGGCGTCCGGAGGAACCGCGCCGCCGTCTTCGCGGCGGTGACGTGCGACGGCGGACTGTTGGCGGCGTGTATCACGTCCGGTTTGACGCGCCGGAGGGCGAAGGGGAGTTTCGAGGCGAACGACCCCACCGAGGGCGTCTCGGTGACGGCGACGTACGTCACGTCGTTCTGTTCGAACTCGGGCACGTCGCCCTCCCACCACTGCGCGCAGAGGACGGTCACGTCGTGGCCGCGCGCGGCGAGGAGTTCCGCCGTCCGCCGCGTCCGTCTCGTCGCACCGTCTGTGCGACGTTGCTCGGTGTACATCGAGACGAACGCGATTCGCATACCCGACGGCTTGTCTCCGCCCAATAAAAAACCCTCAGCATTTCCGCGTCGGATTCGGGTGCGGTTCGAGCGATTTCGGCGGTCGGTCGCCGGCGTCAGAGGGGGACGGCGACCAGCGTCGCCGCCGACTGGACGTACTCCCACCCGTAGAGGTGGTTCAGGAGGAAGTAGGTGACCACGCCCAAGGACAGAGAGAGGAGCCACGACCCGGCGGCGATGCGACCCACGCGTCGGTGCGGCGTGTCGCGGCGCAGTTCGCCCGGCGAGTGCGTGAGTCCGAGGACGAGTGCGTAGAGGACGACGGGCACGGCGACGATGGAGAGGACGATGTGAATCGCCAGCATCGCGAGGTACGGGTAGTAGACGAACGTCGGGCCGACGAACTCCTTGGTCCCGCCGCCGCCGATTTTCGTGAGGTACATCGCGAGGAAGACGAGGATGAGGGCGAACGAGGCGACCATAGCGACGGCGTGCTTCCGCACCTCGTCGCGCCGAATCCACCGCCACCCGGCGGCGATGACGACGACGTTCACCGCGTTCACGAGGGCGATGGCGTCCGAAAGCAGGTTCACCTCGGCCAGAGAGAGGTCGGGGAAGACGGTGCCGGGGACGTACCCGAGGAAGGTGCCGACGACGAGGCCGTAGCCCACGACGGAGAGCACCGCCGTCACCGCCGCGGGATGTTCCTTCACCGGATTGTCGGCGCTCGCGGTTGCCATGCGGGGGACTTCGAAAGGTACCGCCTTCCGTCTTCGGATTCCGGGCGGGGATTCGGGAGACGAACGGCGTCGCGGAGAACCGACACGCGCGGGAGAATCACGACCCCGGGGGCCAAGGAATATGTGAACGAAGGAGAAATTACGGTTCGATGCCCGAAGGTCCAGCCGCAGATTCGTTCAAGTACGCCCTCAATCCGGAGTTGCTGAAGCTGTACGGAGCGGTTTTCGTCGGATACGTCGTCCTAAAGGAGACGATGTTCTGGTCGAAGTTCGTCGTCGACGTCGAACCGTTCCAGACCCTCCTCGAACTCCCCTTCCTGCTCTGCGGGACGGCACTCGTCGTCGGCGGACTCGTCGGTTCGCTGCACCGCATCCTGTCCGATACGGCGTCGAGCGGTCAGCGGTGAGGTGTAGCGGTTCAGACGCGGTGAGGTGACGCCCCGCACTGTACCGCGGCGAGCGAGCGCCAGCGAGCGAGGCGCGGCCTTTTTGGTCCACCGGCAGAGCTTCGCTCTGCCGAGCCTCCGCTCGCTTCGCTCGCGGAGACAGATTTTTTGAGGGGGTTCGAGCGTGCCGGAGGCACGCGAGGACCCCCTCGAAAAAGGTGGGTGGTTAGATGACGCCCGTGAACGTCGCGGCCTCTATCGCCGCCTCCTCGCTCACGCCGTCGCCGAGGATGGTGTACCGGTCGCGGATGGTGTGGGCGGTTGTCAGCGCCTCGATGACCGTCTCGTCCGAGATGCCGAGGCCCGCGGCGGTGGTTGGCGCGCCCATGGTGTCGAGGGCGTCGCGGATGTCGCGCCACTCGCCCTGTTCGCCGCTGTGGAGGTACTCGGTCACGATAGAGCCGACGCCGACTTGGTGGCCGTGGAGTGCGCCGTTCGGAACCAAGCGGTCGAGTTGGTGCGAGAAGAGGTGTTCCGCGCCCGAGGCCGGACGGGAAGAGCCCGCGATGGACATGGCGACGCCCGAGGAGACGAGCGCTTTCACGACGACCCACGCCGACTCCTCGAGGCCCTTCTTGATGGAGTCGGAGTTGCCGACGAGCATCTCGGCGGTCATCTGCGAGAGCGCGCCCGAGTACTCGGAGTACTCGACGTTCTTCAGGCGGTGGGCGAGTTGCCAGTCTTTCACCGCGGTGTAGTTCGAGATGATGTCCGCACAGCCCGCGGTGGTGAGTTCCCACGGCGCGTCCGCGAGAATCTCCGTGTCGGCGACGACGGCCAACGGCGGGTCGGCGGCGACGGAGTGGCGGGTGTCGCCCTCCGGGATGGACGACCGCCCGGAGACGATGCCGTCGTGACTCGCCGCCGTCGGCACGGAGATGAACCCGCAGTCGAGGCTGTCGGAGGCCATCTTCGCGGTGTCGATGGCCTTGCCGCCGCCGAGGGCGACGAGGTAGCCCGCGCCGACTTCGTTGCCGACCTCGATGACGCGTTCGACGGAGTCGAAACTCGCCTCGGAGATGGTGACCGTCGCCGGGTCGTCGAACTGCGCGCGAACCCGGTCGCCCGCTATCTCGTTCGGCGTCGGACTCGTCACCAAGAGCGGCCGCCCCGAGAGGTAGAGTTCACTCACCGCCGCGGAGAGCTCCTCCAACACCTCGTGGCCGACGAGGACGTTCCGCGGGAGCTGAATCCACTTCGATTTGTCGAACATACGTGCCTCTCTTCGGCGGTGGTTCATACGCTTTTCTCGTCCGGAACGACCGATGGCGGTGGCAACGGCGGAGGGGCGGGGAGAGCGCTCGGACGGAACCGAAAACCGGGTCAGAGCAGTCCGCCCGCCGCCTGCGAGAGGAAGACGACGCCGAACCCCGCGAGGACGACGGCGCTGACGCCCGCGACGATGGGTGCGAAGGCGTCGACGCGCCGTTCCGCGCCCACGAGCGCCGCCGGGAAGCCCGTCACCCACAGCACGATACCGCCGAAGAAGCCGACGACGAGCGCCGGCGACCCCGTCTCGACGACGAGCGTCCCGGCGAGTTCGCCGCCGACGTACGGCGTCTCCGCGAGAACGTCCAGCGTGCCGGGTTTCAGGAGTCCGACGCCCATCGTGAGCCAGAACAGAATCTGGTAGGGGTTCGTCAGAGCGAGGAGGAACGCCTTGCCGAAGCCGGTGGTCGCCCGCGACTCTACGGCCCCCGCCGCGCCGTCTGCACCGCCGTCGCCGTCCGCGGTACCGTCGCTCTGACCGCCGTCGCCGCGGGCGTCCGGTCGGAACGAACTTCGGACGTCTTTGGCCGCGCCGTACGCGAAGTAGAGCATGAGGACGCCGCCGACGCCGACCATCGCCGCGCGGACCGTCGGGAACCGCTCGACGAACGCGACGACGCCGAGGGCCGCGAGGACGAAGAAGATGATATCCGCCGTCATCGCGCCGAGTCCGGCCTTGAACCCGGCGACCCACCCGCGGAGGACGCTCTCCTCGGCGATAATCGCGTTCATCGGGCCGGGCGGGGCCGCCAGCGCCAGACCGAAGACGACGCCGGCGAGGAGAGAGGGAGCGAGATTCGTCACGTCAGGCGACTACGCGAGACCGTACAAAAAGAACACGGAGACAGAACGGGAGACCGCGGTGCGCCGACGGGGAGAGTCGGACGGATTCGGGTTCGAGCCGACGGAACCGGTCCGGAGCGGACGGAACCGTACACGACCGGAGCGAACCGGGGCGAACCGAACGCCGCCGGGGGTTAGAGGAGACCCGTCACGACGGAGGAGACGCCGCCGACGACCGTCTCCCAGACGGAGAACCCCGTCACCATCGAGAGGACGGTGTCGAGGCCGAAGAACAGGAACAGCACCGCGCTGAACAGGTGGGCCTTCCGCATGTCCACCCGGTGGGCGAACGTGTGGAAGAAGTAGGCGTTCGCGAGGCTCACGGGGATGATGGCGAGCATCTCGCCCACCCAGATGGCCGACGTGGCGCCGTACTGGACGGCCAACCCGACGGTGACGAGTTGGGTCTTGTCGCCGAACTCGCCGGCCGCCATCATCGAGAAGATGGGGACGAACCCGCCGAAGTGACCGGCGATGCGGTCTATCGGGGCGGGAAGGTCGCGTTCGGAGACGAGTCCCCCCGTCCCGCCGTCCGTCTCGGCGTCCACTCTGGTCGTCCCCGGTTCCGGCGCGGACCGGTAGAGGACGACGGCGAAGGTGACGAACAGTATCGCGGTGACGGCGTCGAGGACGACCGGCGAGAACGCGTCCTGTAGCGCCTGCCCGAACCACACTTCGAGGGCGGTCCACCCGGCGAACGCCGACCCCGCGGCGGCGACGACGACGAGGGGGTTGTACCGCGTCGAGAGGCCGGCGATGATGAACTGCACCTTCTCGCCGGGCAACACCAGCAACTGCGCGACGAACGCGACGGTGAGCACTTCGAGGTAGCTCGTCACGTCGTGGGTACCTCCTCGCTCTCGCCGTCCGAACCGCCCGCCGCGCGAACGCGAATCGACGCCGCGACGGCGTCCGGAAGGCTCTGTTCGTCGCCCTCGACTCCGTCGCCGTCACCGATGCGGACGGTCACCATGCCGAACGGGGCGATGTCCGTCACCTCGATGCTCGTTCCGGGGGTGATGCCCGCGTCGGCGAGGTACTCCAGTTCCTCTTGGTTGCGGTCGCTGACCCGCGCGACGACGACCGTCTCGCCGACGGAGTGGTCCGACAGTCGCGTCGTCTCCTCGTGGTCGAGGGGGGACAGATCGGGCGAGGGAATCGGGTCGCCGTGCGGGTCCACCGTCGGGTTCCCGAGGACGTCCGCGACGCGCCGTTCGAACTCCTCTGAGATGTGGTGTTCGAGGGCGTCCGCCTCGTCGTGGACTTCGCTCCAGGAGTAATCGAGGTGTTCCGCGAGGTACGCCTCGAGCAGGCGGTGGTGACGGAGGACTTCGAGCGCCACCGTCTCGCCCTCCTCCGTCAGTTCGGCTCCTTTGTACTTCTCGCGGTGGACGAGGCCGCGATCCGACAGCTTCCCGAGCATGCTCGTCACCGTCGGCGGCGTCTTCCCGAGGTACTCGGCGATGGCGGAGGTGGAGACGGGCGGCCCGCTCTCGGCCTGAATCTGGTAGATGGCCTTCAGGTAGTCCTCCATCACGTC encodes:
- a CDS encoding M42 family metallopeptidase, which produces MADYEFDFDLLKELTETSGVPGYEDRVRDVVRREFESSVDEVRSDAMGNVVGTIEGDGDYSVAVAAHMDEIGFMVRHVTDDGFVQLDALGGWDPRVLKAQRVRIHTEDGDVPGVIGSPPPHTLSEEEKEKDPKVEDVHVDVGLSAEDANEAVSVGDLVTMEQTTVEMGETVTGKALDDRICLFSMLEAAKRIEDPDVTVHFAATVQEEVGLRGAKALGVDIDPDLAIALDVTVANDVPGFEAGDHVTELGEGTAIKLKDGSVITSPKVHRRLRSVAEDADIPHQMEILPAGGTDTAGFQNTHGAKPVGAISVPTRYLHTVTESAHVADVDATIDLLTAFLETETGEHDYAY
- a CDS encoding MTH865 family protein; the encoded protein is MADAEAELRSEFRAAFEGADFPVKNQMDLVPALPNGPGTRFEANDGEVSFTAMEMAAKLGSHQSFPYEDVDSLVDDVIEGLKAEGML
- a CDS encoding cobalamin B12-binding domain-containing protein — its product is MSADAERGQQQRTIRCLIAKVGLDGHDRGAHVISRAFRDAGFEVVYSGLHRSPDEIVQAAVQEDVDVLGLSILSGAHNTLVPKVIDGLKEYGAFEDTLVLVGGIIPDDDRPKLKEMGVAAVFGPGTSMKETIEFVRENAPRRD
- a CDS encoding GAF domain-containing protein; the protein is MASGPSDTRVLVVTTGGDAAGEESDVASSLSAHLPGQTVVRSSSTAAEYLRELGPTVDCVVAVGADADVVWTISETDPSIPLVVYGEEVLYTHVDAVIPSTASIDDLVARVQTEVSESRETNHLEEVNAKLTALSRYAKQITGCETVHDVCDRTVEATHDALDFDFCVLAFVEGDQIVPCCSTLPMDAERPIDLGEGVAGRTLETGEPQVVADMQSDPDATFKEREFRSVVSVPVGDRGVLQVVADEADAYDEQDVEFLEILAGYTNEALARLERETALRDERDRFHAFFEALPVPVAYVEAERSGEASVREINAAYERTFPQAADALGEDAADAFPTTGERRLVSDRLRDADPADQQIERSVREAGVEPFTVVLVPLERIGLSASGYLVYVPGTVPSDETRTGYSS
- a CDS encoding S9 family peptidase, producing MHDIERYLNVRSAYGASFGPEGERLSFLMDTTGVPQVWTVEEPGAWPEQRTFYDERVTFASWSPERDELAFGMDEGGNERQQLFRYDPGTGEVTNLTGMPDAKHRWGGWSHDGERVAFTSNRREESVFDVYVQGRDETGEEAELVVEGDGWLTLGGWSPDDAKLIVSEAYSNFDQDVSVLDVESGELTHLTPHEGTVRFQSASWGPDGESVYLVSDRESDTLDLWRVDIDTGEFSLVVSDEEWEIDGVSIDEDSRRVVYSRNVDGYTRLTAGELTAPDRIDPSAEPDVPRGVAGGVSWGPDGDRFALTVTTSTDATNVYVVDAKTGEAERWTRAATAGIPRDSFVEPELVHYPTFDDRDIPAFFSLPDSAAGDGDTPVIVDIHGGPESQRRPSFSAVKQYFLAHGYAVFEPNVRGSAGYGKAYGHLDDVENRMDSVADIEAAVEWLHDHPAVDPDRVVAMGGSYGGFMVLASMTEYPELWAAGVDIVGIANFVTFLENTGEWRRELREAEYGSLEDDREFLESISPLNNVEKIRAPLFVLHGENDPRVPVSEAHQLVEEASEHVPVRELIFEDEGHGFSKLENRVEAYSQIVEFLDEHV
- the meaB gene encoding methylmalonyl Co-A mutase-associated GTPase MeaB — protein: MAGPDGGDGRDAEADADPDLVDELLDGKHRALARAITKIENRSPGYRGLVSSLHAHTGGADVIGITGSPGAGKSTLVDKLAKAYRDAGLTVGVIAVDPSSPYSGGAVLGDRIRMASNVGDMDVFFRSMSARGQLGGLSTATSDAVKALDAFGKDKIIVETVGAGQNEVDVVRTADTVTVLVQPGSGDDVQMLKAGILEIGDVFVVNKADMDGTPRTVAELEEMIHLRDNPGARLDSGHHGSDAFGGDEALDDGDGNEDGASDETETWHPVVVETVATTGDGVDELVETLDSHAAFLDRTGARAELERTRYAEEIRQLLRSDANALVEEELRRRGGAEAFAERVADRETDPYAVAEDVLRPIRDCVEARRDDA